A genomic window from Sceloporus undulatus isolate JIND9_A2432 ecotype Alabama chromosome 9, SceUnd_v1.1, whole genome shotgun sequence includes:
- the RIMS3 gene encoding regulating synaptic membrane exocytosis protein 3 isoform X2 yields the protein MLNGETSSSSARNVIRSSSISGEMYNIEKSNGGNPDSASLSSTKKRRSSLGAKMVAIVGLSQWSKSTMQLNHPDGGPKKLRSNIRRSTETGIAVEMRNRITRQGSRESTDGSTNSNSSEGTFIFPTTRLGAESQFSDFLDGLGPAQIVGRQTLATPPMGDVHIGMVDRNGQLEVEVIEARGLTPKLGSKTIPATYVKVYLLENGACLAKKKTKTAKKTCDPLYQQALLFDEGPQGKMLQVIVWGDYGRMDHKCFLGMAQIVLEELDLSTAVTGWYKLFPTSSLADSTIGPLTRRLSQSSLESSISPSCP from the exons ATGCTGAACGGGGAGACGAGTTCATCCTCGGCCAGGAACGTGATCCGAAGCTCCAGCATCAGCGGAGAGATGTACAACATTGAGAAGAGCAATGGGGGCAATCCGGATTCAGCTAGCCTATCGTCCACGAAGAAACGGCGCTCCAGCCTTGGAGCCAAGATGGTGGCTATCGTGGGTCTCTCCCAGTGGAGCAAGAGCACAATGCAACTCAACCATCCTG ATGGCGGCCCAAAGAAACTTCGCAGTAACATCCGCCGAAGCACGGAGACCGGGATTGCTGTGGAGATGAGGAACAGGATCACGCGGCAAGGCAGCCGGGAGTCGACTGATGGCAGCACCAATAGTAACAGCTCCGAGGGCAC GTTTATTTTCCCAACGACTAGGTTGGGAGCCGAAAGCCAGTTTAGCGACTTCTTAGATGGTCTAGGACCGGCTCAAATAGTTGGACGGCAGACGCTGGCTACTCCACCCATGG GTGACGTCCACATTGGGATGGTCGACCGGAACGGACAGCTAGAGGTAGAAGTGATAGAGGCCCGGGGCCTCACTCCGAAGCTAGGATCCAAGACCATTCCTG CCACTTACGTCAAGGTGTACCTGCTAGAAAACGGGGCTTGTTTGGCCAAGAAGAAAACCAAGACGGCCAAGAAGACCTGCGACCCGCTCTACCAACAAGCCCTGCTCTTCGACGAAGGCCCTCAGGGCAAAATGCTACAG GTGATTGTTTGGGGCGATTACGGACGTATGGACCACAAGTGCTTCCTGGGGATGGCTCAGATCGTTCTAGAAGAGCTGGACCTGTCCACCGCGGTGACCGGTTGGTACAAGCTCTTCCCCACCTCTTCACTGGCGGACTCCACCATTGGACCCCTTACGCGCCGCCTCTCCCAGTCCTCGCTGGAGAGCTCCATAAGCCCCTCGTGTCCTTAA
- the RIMS3 gene encoding regulating synaptic membrane exocytosis protein 3 isoform X1: MEDQEDQEEEEAGSSLPGQRPPETPLQIHPAGQEPLRPPRVTMLNGETSSSSARNVIRSSSISGEMYNIEKSNGGNPDSASLSSTKKRRSSLGAKMVAIVGLSQWSKSTMQLNHPDGGPKKLRSNIRRSTETGIAVEMRNRITRQGSRESTDGSTNSNSSEGTFIFPTTRLGAESQFSDFLDGLGPAQIVGRQTLATPPMGDVHIGMVDRNGQLEVEVIEARGLTPKLGSKTIPATYVKVYLLENGACLAKKKTKTAKKTCDPLYQQALLFDEGPQGKMLQVIVWGDYGRMDHKCFLGMAQIVLEELDLSTAVTGWYKLFPTSSLADSTIGPLTRRLSQSSLESSISPSCP, translated from the exons ATTCACCCTGCCGGCCAGGAGCCACTGAGACCCCCTCGGGTGACCATGCTGAACGGGGAGACGAGTTCATCCTCGGCCAGGAACGTGATCCGAAGCTCCAGCATCAGCGGAGAGATGTACAACATTGAGAAGAGCAATGGGGGCAATCCGGATTCAGCTAGCCTATCGTCCACGAAGAAACGGCGCTCCAGCCTTGGAGCCAAGATGGTGGCTATCGTGGGTCTCTCCCAGTGGAGCAAGAGCACAATGCAACTCAACCATCCTG ATGGCGGCCCAAAGAAACTTCGCAGTAACATCCGCCGAAGCACGGAGACCGGGATTGCTGTGGAGATGAGGAACAGGATCACGCGGCAAGGCAGCCGGGAGTCGACTGATGGCAGCACCAATAGTAACAGCTCCGAGGGCAC GTTTATTTTCCCAACGACTAGGTTGGGAGCCGAAAGCCAGTTTAGCGACTTCTTAGATGGTCTAGGACCGGCTCAAATAGTTGGACGGCAGACGCTGGCTACTCCACCCATGG GTGACGTCCACATTGGGATGGTCGACCGGAACGGACAGCTAGAGGTAGAAGTGATAGAGGCCCGGGGCCTCACTCCGAAGCTAGGATCCAAGACCATTCCTG CCACTTACGTCAAGGTGTACCTGCTAGAAAACGGGGCTTGTTTGGCCAAGAAGAAAACCAAGACGGCCAAGAAGACCTGCGACCCGCTCTACCAACAAGCCCTGCTCTTCGACGAAGGCCCTCAGGGCAAAATGCTACAG GTGATTGTTTGGGGCGATTACGGACGTATGGACCACAAGTGCTTCCTGGGGATGGCTCAGATCGTTCTAGAAGAGCTGGACCTGTCCACCGCGGTGACCGGTTGGTACAAGCTCTTCCCCACCTCTTCACTGGCGGACTCCACCATTGGACCCCTTACGCGCCGCCTCTCCCAGTCCTCGCTGGAGAGCTCCATAAGCCCCTCGTGTCCTTAA